In Francisella hispaniensis FSC454, a genomic segment contains:
- a CDS encoding ROK family protein encodes MFIGVDIGGSNMAAGLFDENKNLITTAKVKSKAKEATEVVVGQLFKVIDKLIAEIPTNKKLIGIGIGVAGLIDKKTSVVRRSVNININGVNLKQIIQDKYAVKSEIDNDVNVGVLGEAKYGAGVGCDDIIGAFVGTGIGGGLVLNGKLYTGNSGLAAELGHTIIKQGGAYCPGCGSQGCLEAYAGKVGIEKKIENLAKKNVHSTLIDLVIENSGKLKSSHIKKALDEQDEIAMDILSEAMEYLGTGLGSTLNMINPSMVILGGGVMEAIGERYLDQIKRAAMKNSFADIYAECEFKLAKLGDQAGIYGAMELVAS; translated from the coding sequence ATGTTTATAGGTGTCGATATTGGTGGCTCAAATATGGCTGCAGGCTTGTTTGATGAAAATAAAAATCTAATCACAACAGCGAAAGTTAAATCAAAAGCTAAAGAAGCAACCGAAGTTGTGGTTGGGCAATTATTTAAAGTAATTGATAAGCTAATAGCAGAAATACCAACTAATAAAAAACTAATAGGTATTGGTATAGGAGTTGCTGGACTTATAGATAAGAAAACATCAGTTGTGCGCAGAAGTGTTAATATCAATATTAATGGTGTTAATCTAAAACAAATTATACAAGATAAATATGCTGTCAAATCTGAGATAGATAATGATGTAAATGTTGGAGTCTTAGGTGAGGCTAAATATGGAGCAGGTGTTGGCTGTGATGATATTATCGGTGCCTTTGTAGGTACTGGTATCGGCGGCGGTTTGGTGCTTAATGGTAAGTTATATACTGGAAACAGTGGTTTAGCAGCTGAGTTAGGGCATACTATTATCAAGCAAGGTGGCGCATATTGTCCAGGTTGTGGTTCGCAAGGATGCTTAGAAGCTTATGCTGGTAAAGTTGGTATCGAAAAGAAAATAGAAAATTTAGCAAAGAAAAATGTTCATAGCACTTTGATTGACCTAGTGATCGAGAATAGCGGTAAACTAAAGAGTAGTCATATTAAAAAAGCATTAGATGAGCAAGATGAAATTGCTATGGATATATTAAGTGAAGCTATGGAGTATTTAGGTACAGGTCTAGGGAGTACTTTAAATATGATAAATCCATCGATGGTAATATTAGGTGGAGGTGTTATGGAAGCTATTGGTGAAAGATATCTTGATCAGATTAAAAGAGCAGCAATGAAAAATTCATTTGCTGATATTTATGCAGAATGCGAATTTAAGTTAGCTAAGCTCGGAGATCAAGCAGGGATTTATGGAGCTATGGAGCTTGTCGCAAGTTAA
- a CDS encoding MFS transporter, with amino-acid sequence MEVRAVTVRQTLFIIITPIIAMCVLSFGNGFFTTYSSIELNDLGRSSLMIGIISAAYFFGMTAGSYFSQFTIIRVGYIRAFVLFASLMAISTLILGADKSVAVWILFRFLCGYSLAALFIIIESWCILSSDKKNRGLIFSIYLFVYYGTQALSQLMINIHFSNGLLAYCFISSLCSIAIVLMAFTKTVAPVPHSEEICSPAKIIKKVPLAMVASVIGGSLLGSIYTLLPIFLVRVGSDHDMISVLMMTTILGGMLLQVPIGKLSDLIDRRKVIFLAGAGIFITSIFIFAFHTSYFIFAIIMFIFGGSAFVIYPLSISHASDFLSEHEILGAIGVLTIAYGLGSVISPIVISGVMSIFGPFGFFIITALLSISLCLYSAYRISVRKSATDTATFTIATAESLNFTEAQEIISEKSSEE; translated from the coding sequence TTGGAGGTTAGAGCGGTGACCGTTAGACAGACTTTATTTATTATTATCACACCAATAATCGCAATGTGTGTATTATCATTTGGCAATGGTTTTTTTACAACTTATTCGTCTATTGAGCTAAATGATCTTGGTCGCTCTAGTTTAATGATTGGTATAATTTCAGCAGCATATTTCTTTGGTATGACTGCAGGATCTTATTTTTCACAGTTTACTATAATTCGAGTAGGTTATATAAGAGCTTTTGTGCTGTTTGCATCTCTTATGGCTATCAGTACCTTAATACTTGGTGCCGATAAAAGCGTTGCAGTTTGGATATTATTTAGATTTCTTTGTGGCTACTCATTAGCAGCCTTATTTATCATTATAGAGAGCTGGTGTATATTATCATCAGATAAAAAAAATAGAGGTTTGATTTTTTCAATATATCTTTTTGTATATTATGGTACACAAGCATTGTCACAATTGATGATAAATATTCACTTTAGTAATGGATTGTTAGCATACTGTTTCATATCATCATTATGCAGTATTGCGATTGTATTAATGGCTTTTACAAAAACAGTTGCTCCTGTCCCTCACTCCGAAGAAATTTGTTCTCCTGCTAAAATCATCAAAAAAGTTCCTTTAGCAATGGTTGCTAGTGTTATTGGCGGTTCACTATTAGGTTCTATATATACTTTATTGCCTATATTTTTAGTAAGAGTTGGTAGTGATCATGACATGATATCGGTATTAATGATGACTACGATTCTCGGAGGAATGTTATTACAAGTACCTATTGGTAAATTATCAGATCTTATTGATAGACGTAAGGTAATATTTCTAGCAGGAGCAGGTATTTTTATTACCTCAATATTTATATTTGCTTTTCATACATCGTATTTTATATTTGCCATAATTATGTTTATTTTTGGTGGTAGTGCTTTTGTGATATATCCATTATCTATATCTCATGCAAGTGATTTTCTTAGTGAACATGAAATACTAGGAGCAATAGGCGTTTTAACAATCGCATATGGCTTAGGATCAGTAATCAGCCCTATAGTAATATCTGGCGTAATGTCTATTTTTGGACCATTTGGATTTTTTATAATTACAGCGTTGCTAAGTATTAGTTTATGCTTGTACTCAGCATATA
- the pnuC gene encoding nicotinamide riboside transporter PnuC, which yields MITQVINNFFSQLANYFRGFKNIKLSNIFNDWNIFEILWLVISVTSLGIISILTTNDYLVITTIATVTGMLNILLVAKGKILNYFFAFINNLTYAYVCYEQGIYGQFLLFAFFFFPMQFYGLYTWTKPQNTSENNNIITKNLSVKQRAYLIIAIIIAAYIYGNFILKGYFNQQVGLIADSLTGIVSVVAIILMVKAYIEQWVLWIIINTLSTIIWLQQYFSGTGEGIAFLAMWLIYLLNALYGYINWIKLKKID from the coding sequence ATGATTACTCAAGTTATCAATAATTTTTTTTCACAATTAGCAAATTATTTCAGAGGATTTAAAAATATAAAGCTTTCAAATATTTTTAATGATTGGAATATTTTTGAAATATTGTGGCTAGTGATTTCTGTAACTAGTCTAGGGATTATAAGCATTCTAACGACAAACGATTATTTAGTTATTACTACTATAGCTACCGTTACGGGCATGCTAAATATTTTACTAGTAGCTAAAGGTAAAATTCTTAATTATTTTTTTGCATTTATTAATAATCTTACTTATGCTTATGTTTGCTATGAACAAGGTATTTATGGGCAATTTTTACTTTTTGCTTTTTTCTTTTTTCCTATGCAGTTTTATGGTTTATATACTTGGACAAAACCACAAAATACTAGCGAGAATAATAATATCATTACAAAAAATTTATCAGTAAAGCAGAGAGCATATCTTATCATAGCTATAATTATTGCAGCGTACATCTATGGGAATTTTATTTTAAAAGGTTATTTTAACCAACAGGTTGGTTTGATTGCTGATTCATTGACTGGCATAGTATCTGTTGTAGCTATTATATTAATGGTCAAGGCCTATATTGAACAATGGGTTTTATGGATTATTATAAATACTCTTTCGACGATTATTTGGTTGCAACAATATTTTTCTGGTACAGGTGAGGGTATAGCATTTTTAGCTATGTGGCTTATCTATTTATTAAACGCTTTATATGGCTATATAAACTGGATAAAATTAAAAAAGATTGATTAA